In the Geobacter sp. FeAm09 genome, one interval contains:
- a CDS encoding DUF2062 domain-containing protein, which translates to MFNKEKLIQRFKAILSLDGHPGHIAAGFAVGVFISFTPFFGLHTPLAIALAFIFRLNKLSCISGAWVNTPLTVVPALAVSYKLGRFLRGKPVNELALKGLEWQYIKPYAKSLLLGCSIIGFISAVAAYFLCYWLVVVFRRRDASMTEITREMEEVGEDLE; encoded by the coding sequence ATGTTCAATAAGGAAAAACTCATACAACGCTTCAAGGCCATCCTCTCCCTGGACGGCCATCCCGGCCACATTGCGGCCGGTTTTGCCGTCGGCGTCTTCATCAGCTTCACCCCCTTCTTCGGCCTCCACACCCCCCTGGCCATCGCCCTTGCCTTCATCTTCCGCCTCAACAAGCTCAGTTGCATCAGCGGCGCCTGGGTCAACACGCCGCTTACCGTGGTGCCCGCCCTGGCGGTCAGCTACAAGCTCGGCAGGTTCCTGCGGGGCAAGCCGGTGAACGAGTTGGCGCTCAAGGGGCTGGAATGGCAGTATATCAAGCCCTACGCCAAATCCCTGCTGCTGGGTTGCTCGATCATCGGGTTCATTTCGGCTGTGGCGGCCTATTTTCTCTGCTATTGGCTGGTGGTCGTCTTCCGACGCCGGGATGCATCGATGACCGAGATAACGAGGGA
- a CDS encoding TetR/AcrR family transcriptional regulator: MAQQHDITSPQPETRGRLLRAALDLFTQRGYSATSVREICAAAGVTKPVLYYHFKSKEGMYRALLEEPFCRFGAILATFSHPEGSAAQQVLDLCDRIFTLFSEHLNVARLMHVIYYGPPQGAPFFDFEVFHRKLHDLVKELVAAGIHKGELRPGNVEDMSWVLIGTLNVALEEQLCQRRPRLDRAGLGRLIRLVVQGFAAMGHADARPGDEPRDGGRAVSGAGTWGPGAA, translated from the coding sequence ATGGCACAACAGCATGACATAACCTCTCCGCAGCCGGAGACCCGCGGGCGGTTGCTGCGGGCCGCGCTCGACCTCTTCACCCAGCGCGGCTACAGCGCCACGTCGGTACGCGAGATATGCGCCGCAGCCGGGGTGACCAAGCCGGTGCTCTATTACCATTTCAAGAGCAAGGAAGGGATGTACCGCGCCCTGCTGGAGGAACCCTTTTGCCGCTTCGGGGCCATTCTGGCGACCTTTTCCCATCCGGAAGGAAGTGCTGCCCAGCAGGTGCTGGACCTGTGCGACCGCATATTCACCCTCTTCAGCGAGCATCTCAACGTTGCGCGACTGATGCATGTCATCTATTATGGCCCTCCGCAGGGGGCGCCTTTTTTCGATTTTGAGGTGTTTCACCGCAAGCTGCACGATCTGGTGAAGGAACTGGTTGCCGCCGGCATCCACAAGGGTGAACTGCGCCCGGGCAATGTGGAGGACATGAGCTGGGTACTCATCGGCACCCTCAATGTGGCGCTGGAAGAACAGCTTTGCCAGCGGCGGCCGCGCCTTGACCGGGCCGGGCTCGGGCGGCTCATTCGGCTGGTCGTGCAGGGCTTCGCTGCCATGGGGCACGCGGACGCCAGGCCGGGCGATGAACCGCGGGATGGCGGCCGCGCAGTTTCAGGGGCGGGGACCTGGGGGCCCGGCGCGGCATAA
- a CDS encoding DMT family transporter, which produces MGNLFLVVLMVCGGVAVAVQPSINARLAQKVGSYESSMISFAVGTLALLAVVMLTGRGTWRGVTTAAWWELTGGLLGAFFVTLTIITVPRLGTAAVMAAIITGQLATGALLDHFGLFGLRHLPLTPLRCLGVALLAAGAALVIRR; this is translated from the coding sequence GTGGGTAATCTTTTTCTTGTCGTTCTGATGGTGTGCGGCGGCGTGGCGGTTGCGGTACAGCCATCCATCAATGCCCGGCTGGCCCAGAAGGTCGGCAGCTACGAGAGTTCCATGATCTCGTTTGCCGTGGGAACGCTGGCCCTGCTGGCGGTGGTCATGCTCACCGGTCGCGGGACGTGGCGGGGCGTCACCACCGCCGCGTGGTGGGAGCTGACCGGCGGCCTCCTGGGCGCCTTTTTCGTCACCCTGACCATCATCACCGTGCCACGCCTGGGCACGGCGGCGGTCATGGCCGCGATCATCACCGGGCAATTGGCCACCGGGGCGCTTTTGGACCACTTCGGGCTGTTCGGGTTGCGCCACCTGCCGCTTACCCCCCTGCGCTGTCTCGGCGTCGCCCTTTTGGCGGCCGGGGCCGCATTGGTCATCAGGCGCTAA
- a CDS encoding SulP family inorganic anion transporter: MKQSILTKWLPKSILALKGYTKGDLAADTTSGITVGLVALPLAMAFGISSGVTPQAGIYTAIIAGFLISALGGSRTQIGGPTGAFVVVIAAIIARHGLSGLLMVTMMAGMILIFLGLTGLGNAVKFIPRPVVIGFTNGIAILIASTQFKDFLGLRVDAAVPSEFLERMGFIAQNLGRADLAAIVLAVASLAVILVVPRFTRRIPGSIVALVGATACVALLDLPVATIGSKFGGIPTGLPHLQIPEFHRELIIPLLPSALTVALLAAIESLLSAVVADSMSGDRHNSNVELVAQGVANLTVPLFGGIPVTGAIARTATNIRSGARSPLSGIVHALTLLCIVMFAAPLARFIPLSTLAAVLFVVAYNMGEWREIPMILRLNRKEIAVWLITFLLTVVADLTIAVEVGMTLAALLYIYQVSSTTVVAPLTAEAIEKAKAHIVQDHSIPHYISMFHVQGPLLFGAAEKLARMSHSVERLQPIVILRLRYMTAIDATGLYAIEQFHQKLHESGRALILCGTRGQPKKLIYTSNLPHLLGARNILPNIRSALHRAEDIHGQFGGIGEEAAAGLAEAPV, encoded by the coding sequence ATGAAGCAGAGCATACTGACGAAATGGCTGCCCAAGTCCATCCTGGCGCTCAAGGGATATACGAAGGGCGATCTTGCGGCCGACACGACCAGCGGCATCACGGTCGGCCTGGTGGCGCTGCCGTTGGCCATGGCCTTCGGCATCTCCTCCGGCGTCACGCCCCAGGCAGGCATCTATACGGCGATCATCGCCGGCTTCCTGATTTCGGCCCTGGGCGGCTCGCGGACCCAGATCGGCGGCCCGACCGGGGCGTTCGTGGTGGTTATTGCCGCCATCATCGCCCGGCATGGCCTTTCGGGCCTGCTGATGGTCACCATGATGGCCGGCATGATCCTGATCTTCCTGGGGCTGACCGGCCTGGGGAATGCGGTCAAATTCATCCCCCGGCCGGTTGTCATCGGTTTCACCAACGGTATCGCCATCCTCATCGCCTCCACCCAGTTCAAGGATTTCCTCGGGCTGCGGGTGGACGCCGCGGTGCCCAGCGAATTCTTGGAGCGGATGGGCTTCATCGCCCAGAACCTGGGCCGGGCGGACTTGGCCGCCATCGTGCTGGCCGTGGCCTCCCTGGCCGTCATCCTGGTCGTGCCGCGTTTTACCCGTCGCATACCGGGCTCGATCGTCGCCCTGGTGGGAGCCACGGCCTGCGTCGCCCTCCTGGACCTCCCCGTGGCGACCATCGGCAGCAAATTCGGCGGCATCCCCACCGGCCTGCCCCACCTGCAGATCCCCGAGTTCCACCGGGAACTGATTATCCCGTTGCTCCCCTCGGCGCTTACCGTGGCGCTCCTGGCGGCCATCGAGAGCCTGCTCTCGGCGGTGGTGGCCGATTCCATGAGCGGCGACCGCCACAACTCCAACGTGGAGCTGGTGGCCCAGGGGGTCGCCAACCTGACGGTGCCGCTGTTCGGCGGCATCCCGGTCACCGGCGCCATCGCCCGCACCGCCACCAACATCCGCTCCGGGGCGCGCTCGCCCCTTTCCGGCATCGTCCACGCCCTGACCCTGCTCTGCATCGTCATGTTCGCCGCGCCGCTGGCCCGCTTCATCCCGCTGTCCACCCTGGCGGCGGTGCTGTTCGTCGTGGCCTACAACATGGGAGAGTGGCGCGAGATACCCATGATCCTCCGCCTCAACCGGAAAGAGATCGCCGTCTGGCTGATCACCTTCCTCCTCACCGTGGTGGCCGACCTGACCATTGCCGTGGAAGTGGGCATGACCCTGGCGGCGCTTCTCTACATCTACCAGGTCTCGAGCACCACCGTGGTGGCGCCCCTGACGGCCGAGGCCATCGAAAAGGCCAAGGCCCACATCGTGCAGGATCACAGCATCCCCCACTACATCAGCATGTTCCACGTGCAGGGGCCGCTTTTGTTCGGCGCGGCGGAAAAACTGGCCCGCATGTCCCATTCGGTGGAGCGCCTGCAACCGATCGTCATCCTGCGGCTGCGCTACATGACCGCCATCGACGCCACCGGCTTGTACGCCATCGAGCAGTTCCACCAGAAGCTCCACGAGTCGGGCAGGGCGCTGATCCTGTGCGGCACGCGGGGCCAGCCCAAGAAGCTGATCTACACCTCGAACCTGCCCCATCTGCTGGGGGCGCGCAATATCCTGCCCAACATCCGGTCGGCCCTCCACCGGGCGGAGGATATCCACGGGCAGTTCGGCGGCATCGGCGAGGAGGCGGCCGCCGGGTTGGCGGAAGCCCCGGTATAG
- a CDS encoding cupin domain-containing protein, whose product MKTRFVTITLIALWGAVVAGTCRADDYAGVTSRKLLSTATASNGQKISYLATDRPEVTAMVVELQPGGETGWHLHNAPVYAYVLSGSLDVEMADGRSYVFKQGDAIVEVQNLAHNGRTVGNGPARLVVFYAGEQDRPNVVKVERPKRGLE is encoded by the coding sequence ATGAAGACTCGATTCGTGACGATCACCCTGATTGCGTTGTGGGGGGCAGTGGTTGCCGGCACCTGCCGGGCCGATGACTATGCCGGCGTTACGTCCCGCAAATTGCTGAGTACCGCCACGGCCAGCAACGGCCAGAAGATCTCCTACCTGGCCACCGACCGGCCGGAGGTCACGGCGATGGTCGTGGAGCTCCAACCCGGCGGCGAGACCGGCTGGCACCTGCACAACGCGCCGGTCTACGCCTACGTGCTGTCCGGTTCCCTGGATGTGGAGATGGCCGATGGCAGGAGCTATGTCTTCAAGCAGGGGGACGCCATCGTGGAGGTGCAGAACCTTGCCCACAACGGCCGGACCGTCGGCAACGGCCCGGCCCGGCTGGTGGTTTTCTATGCCGGCGAGCAGGACCGCCCCAATGTGGTGAAGGTGGAGCGGCCGAAGCGGGGTCTTGAATAG
- a CDS encoding sulfurtransferase TusA family protein — translation MATQVLDCLGMKCPQPTLKVSILATKMKPGDILEVVADCSTFENDVREWCNRSKKTLLWVKDEGAGKKRVQIKF, via the coding sequence ATGGCTACACAAGTTCTTGACTGCCTGGGCATGAAATGCCCGCAGCCGACCCTGAAGGTCAGCATCCTGGCGACGAAGATGAAACCGGGCGATATCCTGGAGGTCGTCGCGGACTGCTCCACGTTCGAAAACGACGTCCGTGAATGGTGCAACCGTTCGAAGAAGACCCTTCTCTGGGTCAAAGATGAGGGCGCCGGCAAAAAGCGGGTACAGATAAAGTTCTGA
- a CDS encoding hydrogenase iron-sulfur subunit codes for MSCRTMPNVAPHPAAEMVAASAPGEVRIVAFLCNWCSYAGADKTGMNQLPVPAEVSVVRVMCSGRVEPTLILETFQKGADGVMVLACHPGDCHYKEGNLRAFCRAELLERMMPQLGVDPARFYFDYVSAAEAEKFSQVTNDFVAAVRGLAGTDSGR; via the coding sequence ATGAGCTGCCGCACCATGCCGAACGTTGCACCGCACCCCGCCGCGGAGATGGTGGCCGCCTCCGCCCCGGGCGAGGTCAGGATCGTGGCCTTCCTCTGCAACTGGTGCTCCTATGCCGGGGCGGACAAGACCGGCATGAACCAGCTGCCGGTCCCTGCCGAAGTGTCGGTCGTGCGCGTCATGTGCTCCGGCCGGGTCGAACCGACCCTGATCCTGGAGACGTTCCAGAAAGGGGCCGACGGGGTGATGGTGCTGGCCTGCCACCCGGGCGACTGCCACTACAAGGAAGGCAACCTGCGGGCCTTCTGCCGCGCCGAACTGCTGGAACGGATGATGCCCCAACTCGGCGTCGATCCGGCGCGTTTCTATTTCGATTACGTTTCCGCGGCAGAAGCGGAGAAGTTTTCCCAGGTGACGAACGACTTCGTCGCTGCCGTTCGCGGGTTGGCCGGCACGGATTCAGGACGGTAA
- a CDS encoding CoB--CoM heterodisulfide reductase iron-sulfur subunit A family protein: MNKQPRTAVILCTCSGIISEKIDWDAVQAQLAEHPDKPVVTTDELACGAENLEKLAAWLKEHQPERVVVAACSPREHERTFRGLLASAGINPYYLQMINVREQVAWVTADPGEATRKAARLIGAALKRVRHHQPLVERHVPVRTDVAVIGAGPAGIQAALTLARAGRRVTLIEKEPFFGGMPVRFEELFPNLECGPCLLEPGMGELLHGPESEHIELLTLTEVTEVKGSFGNWQLSLRQQPRYVNPELCIGCMVCAAVCPERRENPWNCGGELAAVDGPFVGALPNLPHVDAARCLKLNGQECGACLAECPVEGALDFGDTIRDSVVEAGAIIVATGAEELPVAPPAFAGKDNVFSAYSFERLLAMTGPSGGELVKGDGAAPASLAIVQCAGSFDDAVTYCSGTCCQAALKYAHIAAAKQEGLTVTRLVREQVVAGVNAARLFSHDHSQVVRYGGLGDLTVAETDRGRVIVCGSNGAEVPADMIVLCGPTVPGQGTTQTARLLELGVDDAGFIAPIHALSGSFLSPLKGVYLAGTCRGPGDIREAFASGTAAAGVALSELVEGRDLTVDPQVAVVAAEQCAGCKSCIRVCPYKAISWDDATKTADISDILCRGCGTCVAVCPAGAITAQGFSRAMLRAEIEGVLS; the protein is encoded by the coding sequence ATGAACAAGCAACCCAGAACCGCCGTCATCCTCTGTACCTGTAGCGGCATCATCAGCGAGAAGATCGATTGGGACGCGGTGCAGGCCCAATTGGCCGAGCACCCGGACAAGCCGGTCGTCACGACCGACGAGTTGGCCTGCGGTGCCGAAAACCTGGAAAAGCTGGCCGCCTGGCTGAAGGAACACCAGCCGGAGCGGGTCGTGGTGGCGGCCTGTTCGCCGCGGGAGCACGAGCGGACCTTTCGCGGCCTCCTGGCCTCGGCCGGCATCAACCCCTACTACCTCCAGATGATCAACGTCCGCGAGCAGGTGGCCTGGGTTACCGCCGACCCCGGCGAGGCGACGCGCAAGGCCGCGCGTCTCATCGGCGCGGCCCTGAAGCGGGTCCGGCACCACCAGCCGCTTGTGGAACGCCACGTCCCGGTGCGGACCGACGTGGCAGTCATCGGCGCCGGCCCGGCCGGCATCCAGGCCGCCCTGACCCTGGCCCGGGCCGGCCGCAGGGTGACGCTGATCGAAAAGGAACCGTTCTTCGGCGGCATGCCGGTACGCTTCGAAGAGCTGTTCCCCAACCTGGAATGCGGCCCCTGTCTGCTTGAGCCGGGCATGGGCGAATTGCTCCACGGCCCGGAAAGCGAACATATCGAACTCCTCACCCTGACGGAGGTGACCGAGGTCAAGGGGAGCTTCGGCAATTGGCAGCTCTCCCTGCGTCAGCAGCCCCGGTACGTGAATCCCGAACTCTGCATCGGCTGCATGGTCTGCGCCGCCGTCTGCCCGGAACGCCGGGAAAACCCCTGGAACTGCGGCGGCGAACTGGCCGCCGTGGATGGCCCGTTTGTCGGCGCGCTCCCCAACCTGCCCCATGTGGACGCCGCCCGCTGCCTGAAATTAAACGGTCAGGAGTGCGGTGCCTGTCTGGCCGAATGCCCGGTGGAGGGCGCCCTTGACTTCGGCGACACAATCCGGGATAGTGTGGTGGAAGCCGGCGCCATCATCGTGGCCACCGGGGCGGAGGAATTGCCGGTCGCCCCGCCCGCTTTCGCGGGTAAGGACAACGTCTTCTCCGCCTACTCCTTCGAGCGGCTGCTGGCCATGACCGGCCCCTCCGGCGGCGAACTGGTCAAAGGGGACGGTGCCGCCCCCGCCTCCCTCGCCATCGTGCAGTGCGCGGGTTCGTTCGATGATGCCGTCACCTACTGTTCCGGCACCTGCTGCCAGGCGGCCCTGAAATATGCCCATATCGCCGCCGCGAAACAGGAGGGGCTGACCGTCACCCGTCTCGTCAGGGAGCAAGTGGTTGCCGGGGTCAACGCCGCCCGGCTCTTCAGTCATGACCACAGCCAGGTGGTCCGCTACGGCGGGCTCGGGGACCTGACCGTGGCCGAAACGGACCGCGGCCGCGTTATCGTCTGCGGGTCGAACGGCGCCGAGGTTCCCGCCGACATGATCGTGCTCTGCGGACCCACGGTTCCCGGCCAGGGGACCACGCAAACGGCCCGCCTCCTGGAACTCGGGGTGGACGACGCCGGTTTCATCGCCCCCATCCATGCCCTCTCCGGCTCCTTTCTCAGCCCGCTCAAGGGGGTCTATCTGGCCGGCACCTGCCGCGGGCCGGGGGACATCCGCGAGGCCTTTGCCTCGGGTACCGCGGCGGCCGGCGTTGCGCTCTCGGAACTGGTGGAGGGGCGCGACCTGACGGTCGATCCCCAGGTGGCCGTCGTGGCTGCGGAACAGTGCGCCGGCTGCAAAAGCTGCATCAGGGTCTGCCCCTACAAGGCCATATCCTGGGATGATGCCACCAAGACGGCCGATATTTCCGATATTCTCTGCCGGGGCTGCGGGACCTGCGTGGCGGTTTGTCCGGCGGGCGCCATAACGGCCCAGGGCTTTTCCCGCGCCATGCTCCGCGCCGAGATCGAGGGGGTGTTATCATGA
- a CDS encoding hydrogenase maturation protease encodes MVVIGLGSPFLTDDSVGPRIVRELAGEGYPGVRFVEAHAGGLLLLEELSGTRNAIIIDALLDESLPPGQVVVSGIQGASHNAACSHDCGLPEALDIGRAMGMPLPDNSDISLVAVVARDVTTFSEDLTPEVEAAVPRACTAVRSILARKNAGSPAEAP; translated from the coding sequence ATGGTGGTCATCGGCCTGGGATCGCCGTTTCTCACGGATGACAGCGTCGGCCCCCGGATCGTCCGCGAACTTGCCGGCGAGGGGTATCCCGGCGTCCGTTTCGTGGAGGCACATGCCGGCGGCCTGCTGCTCCTGGAGGAGTTGTCCGGCACCCGGAACGCCATCATCATCGATGCGCTGCTCGACGAGAGCCTCCCCCCGGGCCAGGTGGTCGTAAGCGGTATCCAGGGGGCATCCCACAACGCGGCATGCAGCCACGACTGCGGCCTTCCCGAGGCGCTCGACATCGGCCGCGCCATGGGGATGCCGCTTCCCGACAACTCGGACATCAGCCTGGTGGCCGTGGTCGCCAGGGATGTGACCACATTCAGCGAAGATCTTACTCCCGAGGTTGAAGCAGCCGTGCCGCGTGCCTGCACCGCCGTCCGTTCCATCCTCGCCCGGAAAAATGCGGGCTCACCCGCGGAGGCGCCATGA
- a CDS encoding Ni/Fe hydrogenase subunit alpha, whose amino-acid sequence MNQRITIDPITRLEGHGRIEIFLDDAGEVVSAYFQVPELRGFESFCVGRQAEEMPNITNRICGVCPEAHHIAAAKALDELFGAPCLPAAARIRELIYSAFFVTDHTTHFYCLGGPDFIVGPDAPKEERNILGVIRKVGLDAGKAVIACRARNHELIKKLGGRGVHLCGALPGGWSMAVTPEIAREAREIARQNIEFAQFSLETFHRIVLGNEAYRDLVLGDLYAHQTYSMGTVDAHNAPNFYDGTIRVVDPAGNEFVRYRPQEYLDHVAEHVEPWSYVKFPYLKNIGWKGFVDGPESGVYQATPLARLNVADRMATPRAQAEFERFFDAFGCRGNGPGGRNRPVHHRLATHWARLIELLSAAERMQELADHPELCDPEVRQAVSCRAGVGIGSVEAPRGTLTHHFTCDERGILTSVNLLVGTTNNNAPIGMSIAKAAKGLIHKGVVSDGILNRVEMAFRLYDPCCSCATHAIGTAPLEVTVRRSGDGTILDRISRGL is encoded by the coding sequence ATGAACCAACGCATCACCATCGACCCCATCACCCGCCTGGAAGGGCACGGCAGGATCGAGATCTTCCTGGACGACGCCGGCGAGGTGGTTTCCGCCTATTTCCAGGTTCCCGAGCTGCGCGGCTTCGAGTCGTTCTGCGTCGGCCGCCAGGCCGAGGAGATGCCCAATATCACCAACCGCATCTGCGGGGTCTGTCCCGAAGCCCATCACATTGCCGCGGCCAAGGCCCTGGACGAACTGTTCGGAGCCCCCTGCCTCCCCGCGGCGGCCCGGATCAGGGAACTGATTTACAGCGCGTTTTTCGTCACCGATCACACCACCCATTTCTACTGCCTCGGCGGCCCCGATTTCATCGTGGGACCCGACGCCCCCAAGGAAGAGCGCAATATCCTCGGCGTGATCCGCAAGGTCGGCCTGGATGCGGGCAAGGCGGTCATCGCCTGCCGGGCGCGCAACCACGAACTGATCAAGAAGCTGGGCGGCCGGGGCGTTCATCTCTGCGGCGCCCTCCCCGGCGGCTGGAGCATGGCGGTCACCCCTGAGATCGCCCGGGAAGCCCGGGAGATCGCCCGGCAGAACATCGAATTCGCCCAGTTTTCCCTGGAAACCTTCCATCGGATCGTCCTGGGCAACGAGGCCTACCGCGACCTGGTGCTGGGCGACCTCTACGCCCACCAGACCTATTCCATGGGCACCGTGGACGCGCATAACGCCCCGAACTTCTACGACGGCACCATCCGGGTCGTGGACCCGGCGGGCAACGAGTTTGTCCGCTACCGTCCCCAGGAGTACCTGGACCATGTCGCGGAGCATGTGGAACCCTGGAGCTACGTCAAGTTCCCCTACCTGAAGAACATCGGCTGGAAAGGGTTCGTGGACGGCCCCGAGAGCGGCGTCTACCAGGCGACCCCCCTGGCGCGGCTCAACGTGGCCGACCGGATGGCGACCCCCCGCGCCCAGGCCGAGTTCGAACGGTTCTTCGACGCCTTCGGCTGCCGCGGCAACGGCCCGGGCGGCCGCAATCGCCCGGTTCACCATCGGCTCGCCACCCACTGGGCGCGCCTGATCGAGCTGCTCTCTGCGGCGGAACGGATGCAGGAACTGGCCGACCACCCGGAGCTGTGCGACCCGGAGGTGCGGCAGGCCGTATCCTGCCGCGCCGGCGTCGGCATCGGTTCCGTGGAGGCCCCCCGGGGGACCCTGACGCACCATTTCACCTGCGACGAACGCGGCATCCTCACCAGCGTCAACCTGCTGGTCGGGACGACCAACAACAACGCACCCATCGGCATGTCCATCGCCAAGGCTGCCAAAGGGCTGATCCATAAGGGCGTGGTCAGCGACGGCATCCTCAACCGGGTCGAGATGGCGTTCCGCCTGTACGATCCCTGCTGTTCCTGCGCGACCCACGCCATCGGCACCGCGCCCCTGGAAGTCACGGTCCGCCGCTCCGGCGACGGGACCATTCTCGACCGGATCAGCCGGGGCCTTTGA